Within the Phaseolus vulgaris cultivar G19833 chromosome 9, P. vulgaris v2.0, whole genome shotgun sequence genome, the region tttttcttatGAAATGTGATGTCTTATTTCTACACAATTTgcagactgtttcttcctgcacctccataccttcttctctcacctccatatatttttgaatttccaaaaatgtccctctataatatttcggattatgtaatctgaaagtcattttttaaatttataattagcttccggataaTGTAATCCAGAAGCCTTTTTTCAGATGTATTATtactttccggattacataatccagaagtcttatttagcttctggattatgtaatccgaaagtcttttttcaaatgtgttctggattatataatccggaaactAGTTTATGGGGTgacaaaaaaggataaaaatgtattttcatattgtgtatggaggtgccagaagaagatatggaggtgcaggaagaaacagttcAATTTGTATAGCCGAGCCCGATCATGAAGATATGGGCTTATGTACACAGAAACTGAAGGCTGTTTATTCATTCTGCACCTCCATAATTTTTACTGACACCCAATAGATCTGGCAAAAGaccattttatccttaaaaaatacattctgaaGTTTTTAATCtggaaatgattttttttttctatttacaccttCCAGATTGTATAATCTGGAATCTATATCTAGATCTGAAAATACCTTTCGGATTATCCAATCtaaatctttttcttctttaaaaagGTACATTTTGGATTACAAAATTTTTCAAATCTAGAAATAATCTAAAAAGACTTACTGAATTCTATAATctagaaataatttttaaaatctataATTTGGAATGTAGATTTTTAAAGAAGctcattttaaattatagaatCTTAAATTTTTCTAGATCactaattctaaaataaaaatatcaataaaataaatgttttttttatatattttaagaagtATGGACTTCCATAAAAAAACTATAGAAGTGCATAAAGAAACAACGAAAACCGAAAATGGGCCGTAATAGATAAGCCCAAAGAGGCCCATTAAGGTGACGTTTTGGCGGGAAGGCGTTGTTCTCCGTCATTTATTTCCCGCCACAGCACAGAGCCATTAGTAAGTAACGGTACAAGAGAACTGAGATTCCAAAAGCAGAAGTGTTTAGGGTTCGAAGTTCCGAGTAAGAAGCAGAGAAAGCAGAACAATCGACAATGGAAGCGTTCGGTGGGTTCGTGGTGGACGAGAAAGCCGTTACTGTCGAGAACGCTTTTTTGGATTTTCTCAAAAGGTTCCCTTCTTCTTCGCTTTCGTCTTCTaattctttcttttcatttcgAATTGAAAATTACTAAGTCTCCTCTTTGTATGGGCGGAATCGACAGTTTTAAATCTAGCCAACGGAACGAGCTTCAATACGAACCGGAGATTGAAGTGATGAGAGTCAGCGAATCCAACACTATGTTCATCGATTTCTCCCATGTCGTCAGATTCAGCGACCTCCTCCAGCAGACTATCTCTGATGAGTATTTGAGGTTTTTATTTCTGTCTTGaaactttgaattttttttatgatttcgAACGCTGAGGTTAGAAGCCAcaagagttttttttaatatttcgcCGCACTAAGATTTGGTTTTTGTAGATATGAACCTTATTTGAGGAATGCTTGCAAGAGGTTTGTTATGGAACTCAAGCCATCAATTGTATCCGACGATGGCCCTAACAAGGACATCAACGTTGCTTTCTATAATATTGCCGTTATTAAGCGGTATGTACATTTTTGCTCTACTTTTTACTTTTTactgttaattgttttttaatttgttgGTTGTGTCGAATTTTGACATATTGAAGGCTTTGGTGTTTCAATTGCCAGAGTTTGAGTGAGCTCATATGGAATTAATATTGTGCATTTTGTTCACTGCTAAACTTGCCCTTTTGCAGGCTAAGGGAATTGGGTACATCGGAAATTGGGAGACTTGTATCCGTTACAGGAGTGGTGACGAGGACAAGTGAGGTTCGACCTGAACTTCTCCAAGGGACTTTCAAGTGCTTGGAATGCGGTAGTGTTATAAAGAATGTTGAACAGCAATTCAAGTATACCGAGGTGGTTAAAAcaatattatgttttaattttgattCTTGTCGTGTTTGATCAATATCATGTAATGCTCATGTATGGATTTTATTAGGTTATTTGTCATTTGCTGGGTgtattggtttctattttactATTTCCATTCTGATGTTATGCCACACTGCAGCCAACAATCTGTACAAATGCCACCTGTAGCAATCGAGCAAGGTGGGTACTGCTTCGCCATGAGAGCAAATTTGCTGATTGGCAGAGGGTCAGAATGCAGGAGACATCCAAAGAGATTCCTGCTGGCTCTCTTCCTAGGTCATTGGATGTTATTCTTCGTCATGAGATCGTGGAACAGGCCAGGGCTGGTGACACGTGAGATTTCTCTTGCCTTAAATTTCCTTGAACTAGTCAAATTATAGTGGCTCTTTCGATTGCCTGAATTTGAATAACAATAATCGATAACATTCTGGCTATCTGTAGGGTGATCTTCACAGGTACTGTAGTTGTTATACCTGACATAATGGCATTGGCATCTCCTGGAGAAAGATCAGAGTGTCGTCGGGATGCTTCTCAACGCAAGGGCTCAACCGCTGGAAATGAAGGTGTCAGTGGCCTTAAGGCCCTGGGAGTCAGAGACCTCTCCTATCGTCTAGCGTTTATTGCTAACTCTGTTCAGGTTGGTTATTAGCGAATGTTCATGTCATATGTTCATGTGATCTGATTGATTTTGTAACGGATGTTGTTTTTGAATGACTTCATTCAGATTTGTGATGGAAGAAGAGAAATAGACATCAGGAATAGAAAGAAGGATGCCGATGACGATGACCAACTGTTTACTGTAAGTTTCTTGATGCACTACATCTATATCCTTTAATAATGTAATCTTTTGGTTCAGATTCTATATTGTAAGCTTTTGTGACCGGTGTTACTTCTATTATGAAACTTGTTGGGTATTAATTCATGTTTATCTAAGAGCTGTAAATAATTCATGTTGATCTAAGAGCGGTAACTTTGCTTTAATCATTAACTGGATATCACTGCTGTTGTCATTTGCTTTATTCAATTTAAGAATTTTAGGTTGATTGCTATTCTGCCtatgtttatttgaaaaagcaTAATTAACGCTATATTTATTTGCCTGGGTGATTTGACAGACACAAGAACTGGATGAAATTCAAAGAATGAGAAATACTCCCGATTTTTTCACCAAACTAGTTGAAAGCGTTGCTCCAACTGTTTTTGGTCATCCAGATATAAAGAGAGCTATCCTTCTTATGCTCCTGGGTGGTGTTCACAAATTTACTCATGAAGGCATCAACCTCAGAGGAGACATAAATGTTTGCGTTGTCGGAGATCCCAGCTGTGCAAAATCTCAATTTCTTAAGTaatcctcttttttttttttctttttgttggttACTTTATACTGGTTTGTGCAAAGTGAATGGTTATGAATGCTAGTTTATCGTTGTAGGTATACTTCAGGCATAGTGCCAAGATCTGTGTATACATCTGGGAAATCCTCATCTGCTGCTGGCTTGACGGCAACTGTTGCGAAGGAACCAGAAACTGGGGAGTTTTGTATTGAGGTAAAAAATCTTCCCCTTTTGTAATTATTGGAAGTGTAAAATTTAGTTGCACTATCAATTGGGGCATCTAGATTATTTCTAAGTTCCTAAAAATTTGTTAACCTTTTGTTGTTGTATGTGTTTAACTGAcatgtttttctatgatttcgtgaaatttaattttaaaatatgcaaTGCATTTCCTACTTTGAGTTACATTAAGCAAGAGTGTCTATTCGTTTACATTACTTGTTAAAGCATATTAGCAGTAATAGAAACTTCTTTAGACTGAATTACTCCCTGGAAAAAGGTAATCAAGAAATGATAAAATGTTACATAAACTCAAAGAACTAAGTCAGAGCATGTATTTTGGTCCTCTTGTCTCATTAATAAATTCTTATCCATCATGGATTGTGAGTTCTAGTAATTCGAAATTGTTTGCATGATGTTGCAATGAGAATTTTGCATTCAAAAAATGACAACTAATATATAGAGTAGCTTAGAAACTGTTTATGAAACTATAATTTTTCAGTTTTACAACTCAGTATATAGCATAGAACTATTTGTGAAACGTGACTAGAAGGTACTGTATGAAATCGAGTGGGACAGAACAGAAGGGAGGGTTTCGACATGCTTGGGTGTTGCATAATCATCATTATCTGATTTGCACGATATTTACCTGTCTACTTGATTTTTACATCGATAAATTCTTGTTTCAGGCTGGTGCTTTGATGCTTGCTGACAATGGCATCTGCTGCATTGATGAATTTGACAAGATGGACATCAGAGATCAGGTAAGGCATATTCTTTTTTACTTGCATTACATGCCGTGGTCGTGGAGTGGCTGGTGTCTCATTTGATTGGATTGCAGGTTGCCATTCACGAAGCCATGGAACAGCAGACTATTAGTATCACAAAAGCAGGAATACAAGCAA harbors:
- the LOC137821067 gene encoding DNA replication licensing factor MCM6, with protein sequence MEAFGGFVVDEKAVTVENAFLDFLKSFKSSQRNELQYEPEIEVMRVSESNTMFIDFSHVVRFSDLLQQTISDEYLRYEPYLRNACKRFVMELKPSIVSDDGPNKDINVAFYNIAVIKRLRELGTSEIGRLVSVTGVVTRTSEVRPELLQGTFKCLECGSVIKNVEQQFKYTEPTICTNATCSNRARWVLLRHESKFADWQRVRMQETSKEIPAGSLPRSLDVILRHEIVEQARAGDTVIFTGTVVVIPDIMALASPGERSECRRDASQRKGSTAGNEGVSGLKALGVRDLSYRLAFIANSVQICDGRREIDIRNRKKDADDDDQLFTTQELDEIQRMRNTPDFFTKLVESVAPTVFGHPDIKRAILLMLLGGVHKFTHEGINLRGDINVCVVGDPSCAKSQFLKYTSGIVPRSVYTSGKSSSAAGLTATVAKEPETGEFCIEAGALMLADNGICCIDEFDKMDIRDQVAIHEAMEQQTISITKAGIQATLNARTSILAAANPAGGRYDKSKPLKYNVALPPAILSRFDLVYVMIDDPDDQTDYHIAHHIVRVHQKREAALAPAFSTAELKRYIAYAKTLKPKLTSDSRKLLVDSYVALRRGDTNPGSRVAYRMTVRQLEALIRLSEAIARCHLENQVQPRHVRLAVKLLKTSIISVESSEIDLSEFQEENQNAGAVGGDGNDNNGDANGGGGDANGGGGDANDNRDANDGNPADGSNSQGMKQADGKDGNPADGSKPQAKKLVISDEYFQRVTGALIMRLRQHEEAAVQGNGLAGMRQKDLIQWYVDQQNERNNYSSMEEVTAEISKIKAIIESLIRREGHLIVVDDGQEAAAEGGGAPRNNRILAVAPNYVVD